A stretch of the Streptomyces sp. NBC_00078 genome encodes the following:
- a CDS encoding IclR family transcriptional regulator, which yields MTAETSQTLDRGLRVLKLLADTDHGLTVTELSNRLGVNRTVVYRLLATLEQHALVRRDLGGRARVGLGVLRLGRQVHPLVREAALPALRSLAEDIGATAHLTLVDGADALAVAVVEPTWTDYHVAYRAGFRHPLDRGAAGRAILAARARPVAEPGYTLTHGELEAGASGAAAPLLGVTGVEGSVGVVMLADAVPERVGPRVVDAAREVAEALR from the coding sequence GTGACCGCGGAGACCTCTCAGACGCTCGACCGGGGACTGCGTGTCCTCAAGCTGCTGGCCGATACGGACCACGGGCTGACCGTCACCGAGCTTTCCAACCGACTGGGTGTGAACCGGACCGTGGTGTACCGGTTGCTGGCCACCCTGGAACAACATGCGCTCGTGCGCCGGGACCTGGGCGGCCGTGCCCGGGTCGGGCTCGGAGTGCTACGACTGGGCCGCCAGGTGCATCCGCTGGTGCGGGAGGCCGCGTTGCCGGCGCTCCGGTCGCTGGCCGAGGACATAGGCGCGACCGCACATCTCACCCTCGTGGACGGGGCGGACGCGTTGGCCGTGGCCGTCGTCGAGCCGACCTGGACGGATTATCACGTGGCGTACCGGGCCGGGTTCCGGCATCCGCTGGACCGGGGCGCCGCGGGCAGGGCGATCCTCGCCGCACGGGCGAGGCCGGTGGCGGAGCCCGGATACACCTTGACCCATGGGGAGCTGGAGGCCGGGGCGAGTGGAGCCGCGGCGCCGCTTCTCGGGGTCACGGGCGTCGAGGGCAGCGTCGGAGTCGTGATGCTGGCCGATGCGGTGCCCGAGCGAGTGGGTCCGCGCGTGGTCGACGCGGCGCGGGAGGTGGCCGAGGCCCTTCGGTAG
- a CDS encoding DEAD/DEAH box helicase — protein sequence MTTTAASHHLSPAFPGRAPWGTAGKLRAWQQGAMERYVQEQPRDFLAVATPGAGKTTFALTLASWLLHHHVVQQVTVVAPTEHLKKQWAEAAARIGIKLDPEYSAGPLGRDYQGVAVTYAGVGVRPMLHRNRVEQRKTLVILDEIHHAGDSKSWGEACLEAFEPATRRLALTGTPFRSDTNPIPFVTYEEGNDGIRRSSADYTYGYGSALSDGVVRPVIFLSYSGNMRWRTKAGDEIAARLGEPMTKDAISQAWRTALDPRGEWMPSVLRAADQRLTEVRKAIPDAGALVIASDQDSARAYAKLIREITGSKATLVLSDDAGASSRIDEFSGSNDRWMVAVRMVSEGVDVPRLAVGVYATTISTPLFFAQAVGRFVRSRRRGETASVFLPTVPDLLTFANEMEVERDHALDKPKKEGEEDPYAESEKEMEEANKEQDEDTGEQEQFSFEALESEAVFDRVLYDGAEFGMQAHPGSEEEQDYLGIPGLLEPDQVQLLLQKRQARQIAHSRKKPDAEADLLELPAERRPVVSHKEMMELRKQLNTMVGAYTHQSGKPHGVIHTELRRVCGGPPSAEATAGQLRQRIAKVQEWATRMR from the coding sequence GTGACTACCACCGCCGCCTCCCACCACCTCTCTCCCGCCTTCCCCGGCCGGGCCCCCTGGGGCACCGCCGGCAAGCTGCGTGCCTGGCAGCAGGGGGCGATGGAGAGATATGTCCAGGAGCAGCCGCGCGACTTCCTCGCCGTGGCCACCCCGGGCGCCGGCAAGACGACCTTCGCGCTCACCCTCGCCTCCTGGCTGCTGCACCACCATGTCGTGCAGCAGGTGACCGTCGTCGCCCCGACCGAGCACCTGAAGAAGCAGTGGGCCGAGGCGGCCGCCCGGATCGGGATCAAGCTGGACCCCGAGTACAGCGCGGGTCCGCTCGGCCGTGACTACCAGGGCGTCGCGGTGACGTACGCGGGTGTCGGCGTGCGGCCCATGCTGCACCGCAACCGCGTGGAGCAGCGCAAGACCCTCGTGATCCTCGACGAGATCCATCACGCCGGTGACAGCAAGTCGTGGGGCGAGGCCTGCCTCGAAGCCTTCGAGCCGGCCACGCGCAGGCTCGCGCTCACCGGTACGCCCTTCCGGTCCGACACCAACCCCATCCCCTTCGTGACGTACGAGGAGGGCAACGACGGGATCCGGCGGTCCTCCGCCGACTACACCTACGGGTACGGCAGCGCGCTGTCGGACGGCGTCGTCCGGCCTGTCATCTTCCTCTCCTACAGCGGCAACATGCGCTGGCGGACCAAGGCGGGCGACGAGATCGCCGCGCGGCTCGGCGAGCCGATGACCAAGGACGCGATCAGCCAGGCCTGGCGCACCGCCCTCGACCCGCGCGGCGAGTGGATGCCCAGCGTCCTGCGCGCCGCCGACCAGCGGCTGACCGAGGTCAGGAAGGCCATCCCGGACGCGGGCGCCCTCGTCATCGCCTCCGACCAGGACTCCGCCCGCGCGTACGCCAAGCTCATCCGCGAGATCACCGGCAGCAAGGCGACCCTCGTCCTCTCCGACGACGCCGGCGCCTCCAGCCGGATCGACGAGTTCAGCGGCAGCAACGACCGGTGGATGGTCGCGGTGCGGATGGTGTCCGAGGGAGTCGACGTCCCGCGGCTGGCCGTGGGTGTGTACGCCACGACCATCTCCACCCCCCTCTTCTTCGCCCAGGCCGTCGGCCGCTTCGTGCGGTCCCGGCGGCGCGGCGAGACCGCCTCCGTCTTCCTCCCCACCGTCCCCGACCTCCTCACCTTCGCGAACGAGATGGAGGTCGAGCGCGACCACGCCCTCGACAAGCCGAAGAAGGAGGGCGAGGAGGACCCGTACGCCGAATCCGAGAAGGAGATGGAGGAGGCGAACAAGGAGCAGGACGAGGACACCGGCGAGCAGGAACAGTTCTCCTTCGAGGCCCTGGAGTCCGAGGCCGTCTTCGACCGGGTGCTCTACGACGGCGCCGAGTTCGGTATGCAGGCCCACCCGGGAAGCGAGGAGGAGCAGGACTACCTCGGGATTCCGGGCCTCCTGGAGCCGGATCAGGTGCAGCTCCTCCTTCAGAAGCGGCAGGCCCGGCAGATCGCGCACAGCCGCAAGAAGCCGGACGCGGAGGCCGACCTGCTGGAGCTGCCCGCCGAGCGGCGGCCGGTCGTCTCGCACAAGGAGATGATGGAGCTCCGCAAGCAGCTCAACACGATGGTCGGGGCGTACACCCACCAGAGCGGCAAGCCGCACGGGGTCATCCACACCGAGCTGCGGCGCGTGTGCGGCGGCCCGCCCAGCGCCGAGGCCACGGCGGGACAGCTGCGGCAGCGGATCGCCAAGGTGCAGGAGTGGGCCACGCGCATGCGGTGA
- a CDS encoding xanthine dehydrogenase family protein molybdopterin-binding subunit, giving the protein MSNEAATATTPAEAAPAPEQLPHGIGASLPAADTRAKTEGTFPYAADLWAEGLLWAAVLRSPHPHARIVSIDASHARDMPGVRAVVTHEDVPGTARYGRGIADRPVFASEVVRHHGEPIAAVAADHPDTARMAAAAISVEYEVLDPVTDPEQAFEAEPLHPDGNLIRHIPLRHGDPDAVGEIVVEGQYRIGRQDPAPIGAEAGLAVPRPDGGVELYLASTDPHNDRDTAAACYGLEPERVKIVVTGVPGATADREDQGFQLPLGLLALKTGCPVKLTATREESFLGHTHRHPTLLRYRHHADAEGRLVKVEAQILLDGGAYAETSSEALAAAVGFACGPYVVPNAFIEGWAVRTNNPPSGHVRGEGAMQVCAAYEAQMDKLAKKLGLDPAELRLRNALATGDVLPTGQTVTCPAPVAELLQAVRDFPLPALPKDTPEDEWLLPGGPEGAGEPGAVRRGVGYGLGMVHMLGAEGADEVSTATVKVQDGVATVLCAAVETGQGFTTLARQIVQETLGIDEVHVAPVDTDQPPAGAGCRGRHTWVSGGAVERAAKMVRTQLLQPLAHKFGMSTELLQITDGKITSYDGVLSTTVTEAMDGKELWATAQCRPHPTEPLGEHGQGDAFVGMAFCAIRAVVDVDIELGSVRVVELALAQDVGRVLNPAQLAARIEAGVTQGVGIALTENLRTARGLIRHPDLTGYALPTALDAPDIRIVKLVEERDVVAPFGAKAVSAAPVVTSPAAVASAVRAATGRPVNRLPIRPQAAVVTDR; this is encoded by the coding sequence GTGAGCAACGAAGCCGCCACCGCGACCACCCCCGCGGAGGCAGCACCCGCCCCCGAGCAGCTGCCGCACGGCATCGGCGCCTCCCTGCCGGCCGCCGACACCCGCGCCAAGACCGAGGGCACGTTCCCGTACGCGGCCGACCTGTGGGCCGAGGGCCTGCTGTGGGCCGCCGTCCTGCGCTCCCCGCACCCGCACGCGCGCATCGTGTCCATCGACGCCTCCCACGCGCGCGACATGCCCGGCGTACGGGCCGTCGTCACGCACGAGGACGTGCCGGGCACCGCCCGATACGGCCGCGGCATCGCCGACCGGCCCGTGTTCGCCTCCGAGGTCGTGCGCCACCACGGCGAGCCCATCGCCGCCGTCGCCGCCGACCACCCCGACACCGCGCGCATGGCGGCGGCGGCCATCAGCGTCGAGTACGAGGTACTCGACCCGGTGACCGACCCCGAGCAGGCCTTCGAGGCCGAACCGCTGCACCCCGACGGCAACCTGATCCGGCACATCCCGCTGAGACACGGCGACCCGGACGCGGTCGGTGAGATCGTCGTCGAGGGCCAGTACCGCATCGGCCGCCAGGACCCGGCCCCGATCGGCGCCGAGGCGGGCCTCGCCGTGCCCCGTCCCGACGGCGGCGTCGAGCTCTACCTCGCCTCCACCGACCCGCACAACGACCGCGACACCGCCGCCGCCTGCTACGGCCTCGAACCCGAGCGCGTCAAGATCGTCGTCACGGGGGTCCCCGGCGCCACCGCCGACCGCGAGGACCAGGGCTTCCAACTCCCGCTCGGCCTGCTGGCGTTGAAGACGGGCTGCCCGGTCAAACTCACCGCGACGCGCGAAGAGTCCTTCCTGGGCCACACCCACCGGCACCCGACCCTCCTGCGCTACCGCCACCACGCCGACGCCGAGGGCAGGCTGGTGAAGGTCGAGGCGCAGATCCTGCTCGACGGGGGCGCGTACGCCGAGACCTCCTCCGAGGCGCTGGCGGCCGCCGTGGGGTTCGCCTGCGGCCCCTACGTCGTCCCGAACGCCTTCATCGAGGGCTGGGCGGTACGCACCAACAACCCGCCCTCCGGCCATGTGCGCGGCGAGGGCGCGATGCAGGTCTGCGCCGCCTACGAGGCCCAGATGGACAAGCTCGCGAAGAAGCTGGGCCTCGACCCGGCGGAACTGCGCCTGCGCAACGCCTTGGCCACCGGCGACGTACTCCCGACCGGACAGACGGTGACCTGCCCGGCGCCGGTCGCCGAACTGCTGCAGGCGGTACGGGACTTCCCGCTGCCCGCGCTGCCCAAGGACACCCCCGAGGACGAGTGGCTGCTGCCCGGCGGCCCCGAGGGCGCGGGCGAACCGGGTGCGGTGCGCCGGGGCGTGGGTTACGGCCTGGGCATGGTGCACATGCTCGGCGCGGAGGGCGCCGACGAGGTCTCCACGGCGACCGTGAAGGTCCAGGACGGTGTGGCGACGGTGCTGTGTGCGGCCGTCGAGACGGGCCAGGGATTCACCACGCTGGCCCGCCAGATCGTCCAGGAGACCCTCGGCATCGACGAGGTGCACGTGGCGCCCGTCGACACCGACCAGCCCCCGGCCGGTGCGGGCTGCCGAGGGCGCCACACCTGGGTGTCCGGCGGCGCGGTGGAGCGTGCGGCCAAGATGGTCCGCACACAGCTCCTGCAGCCCCTCGCCCACAAGTTCGGCATGTCGACCGAACTGCTCCAGATCACCGACGGCAAGATCACCTCGTACGACGGGGTCCTGTCGACCACCGTCACCGAGGCGATGGACGGCAAGGAACTGTGGGCGACGGCCCAGTGCCGCCCGCACCCGACCGAGCCGCTCGGCGAGCACGGCCAGGGCGACGCCTTCGTGGGAATGGCCTTCTGCGCGATCCGCGCGGTCGTCGACGTCGACATCGAACTCGGTTCGGTACGGGTCGTGGAGCTGGCGCTCGCCCAGGACGTCGGCCGGGTGCTCAACCCGGCCCAGCTGGCCGCCCGTATCGAGGCGGGCGTCACGCAGGGCGTGGGCATCGCGCTGACGGAGAACCTGCGCACCGCGCGCGGGCTGATCCGCCACCCGGATCTGACGGGCTACGCGCTGCCGACGGCGCTGGACGCGCCCGACATCCGGATCGTGAAGCTCGTCGAGGAGCGTGACGTGGTCGCACCCTTCGGCGCGAAGGCGGTCAGCGCGGCGCCGGTGGTCACCTCCCCGGCGGCCGTCGCCTCGGCCGTACGGGCCGCCACGGGCCGCCCGGTGAACCGGCTGCCGATAAGGCCGCAGGCCGCAGTGGTGACGGACCGATGA
- a CDS encoding 2Fe-2S iron-sulfur cluster-binding protein, translated as MTDDQQGEGTPRSGGRWDPLPQGDYDDGATAFVKLPEGGIDALLAGADSPLAAPGHGYVPPQITVTPGTTAGTDPAATGSWAVPADGAQWPDPNAVPQDTGNDRFTYNPAATQQWNFEETATRESGPVPGHDVTGQWSIPVAGGDLPDESGEFTTSSLVQQWGGTPPATLPGGAPAPWATEAAGQPWGQPQTEDPTAPGDEPGQEHDHDHAAGSPTDADHTAGHTAAHTYEQSPAHPGGRPDELPEHLGSTAHAPVRQDPAGHEPESAAAHTAEQPAPPHDGRPATDPYAQAPAEPASQPALGPGEAIGAAEGAQGAAEAPEGPVEPLAEPLAESPVDTVAGPLAANAPDTPDTSAAPDTSDGPDADADVTGDAADETPPPPGEEHPLAAYVLRVNGVERPVSDAWIGESLLYVLRERLGLAGAKDGCSQGECGACNVQVDGRLVASCLVPAVTAAGSEVRTVEGLAVDGQPSDVQRALARCGAVQCGFCVPGMAMTVHDLLEGNPAPSELETRQALCGNLCRCSGYRGVVDAVKEVVAEREAHSEGDASEQDGDEARIPHQAGPGAGGVNPSAFASPGFPATPGPHDQAYGQDGGQA; from the coding sequence GTGACCGACGACCAGCAGGGAGAGGGAACGCCCCGCAGCGGCGGCCGCTGGGATCCGCTGCCTCAGGGCGACTACGACGACGGCGCCACGGCCTTCGTGAAACTGCCGGAAGGGGGGATCGACGCCCTCCTGGCCGGCGCGGACAGTCCGCTCGCCGCGCCCGGCCACGGCTATGTGCCACCGCAGATAACGGTCACGCCCGGCACGACCGCGGGGACCGACCCGGCGGCGACCGGCAGCTGGGCGGTGCCCGCCGACGGCGCCCAGTGGCCCGACCCGAACGCCGTGCCCCAGGACACCGGGAACGACCGGTTCACGTACAACCCCGCGGCCACGCAGCAGTGGAACTTCGAGGAGACGGCGACCCGGGAGTCAGGCCCCGTGCCGGGTCACGACGTGACCGGGCAGTGGTCGATCCCCGTGGCCGGGGGTGATCTTCCGGACGAATCGGGTGAGTTCACCACGTCGTCCCTGGTGCAGCAGTGGGGCGGCACGCCGCCGGCCACGCTCCCCGGAGGCGCCCCCGCCCCCTGGGCGACGGAGGCGGCGGGACAGCCGTGGGGGCAGCCGCAGACCGAGGACCCGACGGCGCCCGGGGACGAACCCGGGCAGGAGCACGACCACGACCACGCGGCCGGGTCGCCGACGGACGCAGATCACACGGCCGGTCATACGGCCGCTCACACTTACGAGCAGTCCCCGGCGCATCCCGGTGGCCGGCCCGACGAGCTGCCGGAGCACCTCGGGTCCACCGCCCACGCGCCCGTGCGGCAGGACCCGGCCGGGCACGAGCCCGAGAGCGCGGCGGCGCACACCGCCGAGCAGCCCGCCCCACCGCACGACGGCCGGCCCGCCACCGACCCGTACGCGCAGGCGCCCGCCGAACCCGCCTCGCAGCCCGCTCTCGGGCCCGGTGAGGCCATCGGGGCGGCGGAGGGTGCCCAGGGGGCCGCCGAGGCGCCTGAAGGGCCCGTGGAGCCGCTCGCCGAGCCGCTTGCGGAGTCCCCGGTCGATACCGTCGCCGGGCCCCTCGCCGCCAACGCGCCCGACACGCCGGACACTTCGGCCGCCCCGGACACCTCCGACGGCCCGGACGCCGACGCCGACGTCACCGGCGACGCCGCCGACGAGACCCCGCCGCCCCCCGGCGAGGAACACCCCCTAGCCGCCTACGTTCTGCGCGTCAACGGCGTGGAGCGTCCCGTCTCCGACGCCTGGATCGGCGAGTCGCTGCTGTACGTGCTGCGCGAGCGGCTCGGTCTCGCGGGCGCCAAGGACGGCTGCTCGCAGGGCGAGTGCGGGGCGTGCAACGTACAGGTCGACGGGCGGCTCGTCGCCTCCTGCCTGGTGCCGGCCGTGACCGCCGCGGGCAGCGAGGTCCGTACGGTCGAGGGGCTTGCCGTCGACGGGCAGCCCTCCGACGTGCAGCGCGCGCTCGCCCGCTGCGGCGCGGTGCAGTGCGGTTTCTGCGTGCCCGGCATGGCGATGACCGTGCACGACCTGCTGGAGGGCAACCCGGCGCCGAGCGAGCTGGAGACCCGCCAGGCCCTGTGCGGCAATCTGTGCCGCTGCTCCGGCTACCGGGGCGTCGTGGACGCCGTCAAGGAGGTCGTCGCCGAACGCGAGGCGCACTCCGAAGGCGACGCTTCCGAACAGGACGGCGACGAGGCACGTATCCCTCACCAGGCGGGTCCGGGAGCCGGCGGTGTCAACCCGTCGGCGTTCGCGTCACCCGGGTTCCCCGCGACGCCGGGACCGCATGACCAGGCGTACGGACAGGACGGAGGCCAGGCGTGA
- a CDS encoding PDZ domain-containing protein encodes MLSRLTRPQALAVCALPVVALVATAAFAPLPFSLAQPGMTANVLGDNQGAAVITISGAKTRDTRGQLRMTTIEATNPDTRVALSDVLSAWFATDRAVMPRDSVYPSGESTKEIEQHNSAQMKESQDAATQAALDYLHLSDEKVKVTLKLADVGGPSAGLLFTLGIIDKLEGNGSGGDLTGGRTIAGTGTIDDDGTVGAVGGVALKTQAARRDGATVFLVPKAECSDAKSELPKGLRLIPVTTLKGAVNSLVALESGKSSVPSC; translated from the coding sequence GTGCTCTCTCGTCTCACACGCCCCCAGGCCCTCGCCGTATGCGCCCTGCCCGTCGTGGCGCTGGTCGCCACCGCGGCCTTCGCGCCGCTGCCGTTCTCGCTGGCGCAGCCCGGGATGACGGCGAACGTGCTCGGGGACAACCAGGGTGCCGCCGTGATCACGATCTCGGGGGCGAAGACCCGGGATACCCGCGGGCAGCTGCGGATGACGACGATCGAGGCGACCAACCCGGACACGCGTGTGGCGCTGAGCGATGTGCTCAGTGCCTGGTTCGCCACGGACCGGGCCGTGATGCCGCGCGACTCGGTCTACCCGAGTGGTGAGTCCACCAAGGAGATCGAGCAGCACAACAGCGCGCAGATGAAGGAGTCGCAGGACGCGGCGACCCAGGCCGCGCTGGACTACCTGCACCTCAGCGACGAGAAGGTCAAGGTCACGCTGAAGCTCGCCGACGTCGGCGGCCCCAGCGCCGGCCTGCTGTTCACCCTCGGCATCATCGACAAGCTGGAAGGGAACGGCAGCGGCGGCGACCTCACCGGCGGCCGCACCATCGCCGGTACGGGGACGATCGACGACGACGGCACGGTGGGTGCCGTGGGCGGCGTGGCGCTGAAGACGCAGGCCGCGCGCCGGGACGGCGCCACCGTCTTCCTGGTGCCGAAGGCCGAGTGCTCCGACGCCAAGTCCGAGCTGCCGAAGGGGCTGCGGCTGATTCCGGTGACCACGCTGAAGGGTGCGGTGAACTCGCTGGTGGCGCTGGAGTCGGGGAAGAGTTCCGTACCGAGCTGTTAG
- a CDS encoding glycine betaine ABC transporter substrate-binding protein, with protein sequence MRRRTGLLLASAVVAASGCGLQSGSPMVDDVQPGSAGKGEPLKGAHLTVTSKEFTEQLVLGAMMGIAFQAAGADVLDRTGIQGSIGAREAVKSGDADGMYEYTGTAWITYLGNSKPIPDPEKQWRAVRDADLKNGLTWLPPSELNNTYALAMNQANFRKYGTKTLSDVVALSKKDPGAVTLCVESEFANRADGLPGMEKAYGMSVPAKNVTQMDTGIIYTQVKKGSCTYGEVFTTDGRIKSMNLAVMKDDKKFFPNYNAAPEINTKTLKKWPAIAEVLAPVTKKLNNTVAQTLNAKVDVDGEDPHQVALDWMKQEGLVK encoded by the coding sequence ATGAGACGGCGTACGGGTCTGCTGCTGGCCTCGGCCGTGGTGGCCGCGTCCGGTTGCGGTCTGCAGAGCGGCTCCCCCATGGTCGACGACGTTCAGCCCGGCTCGGCCGGGAAGGGCGAGCCCCTCAAGGGCGCCCATCTGACCGTCACCTCGAAGGAGTTCACCGAGCAGCTCGTCCTCGGCGCGATGATGGGCATCGCCTTCCAGGCAGCCGGCGCCGATGTCCTCGACCGCACCGGCATCCAGGGCTCGATCGGCGCCCGCGAGGCGGTCAAGAGCGGCGACGCGGACGGCATGTACGAGTACACGGGCACCGCCTGGATCACCTACCTGGGCAACAGCAAGCCGATCCCCGACCCGGAGAAACAGTGGCGGGCGGTGCGCGACGCCGACCTGAAGAACGGCCTGACCTGGCTGCCGCCCTCGGAGCTCAACAACACCTATGCCCTGGCCATGAACCAGGCCAACTTCAGGAAGTACGGGACGAAGACGCTGTCCGACGTGGTCGCGCTGTCGAAGAAGGACCCCGGCGCCGTGACCCTCTGCGTGGAGAGCGAGTTCGCCAACCGTGCGGACGGACTGCCGGGCATGGAGAAGGCGTACGGGATGAGCGTGCCCGCGAAGAACGTCACCCAGATGGACACCGGGATCATCTACACCCAGGTGAAGAAGGGCAGTTGCACCTACGGCGAGGTGTTCACCACCGACGGCCGCATCAAGTCCATGAACCTGGCCGTGATGAAGGACGACAAGAAGTTCTTCCCCAACTACAACGCGGCCCCCGAGATCAACACCAAGACCCTGAAGAAGTGGCCGGCGATCGCGGAGGTCCTCGCCCCGGTCACGAAGAAGCTGAACAACACGGTGGCCCAGACGCTGAACGCGAAGGTCGACGTGGACGGGGAGGATCCCCACCAGGTGGCGCTGGACTGGATGAAGCAGGAGGGGCTGGTCAAGTAG
- a CDS encoding SUKH-4 family immunity protein, which produces MSTTDVATLAITFTEDQLDPLVTHMPTRRRLTGPGLPGDSALLRFAAPRTGGLHTQAQATDGGAGLAEGLRDRLVIGELSAPAGMPVESILLDGGTGEISTAYLFELLGDRPLAPSLEALVRFAAVTEELADLRGQFASFAGRHGSKAAAEASRQLLALFEEGTGGEVPPYWKAAALIRPLSLATGPGTAGGLTLDVPARLLDEEFGLGRVVRFEDVDFPATLTHEPTRRFLRETGLPEDTVLFRLDTEVPLQTQAEYAGGDRSGAASFFELPARADHLIRLGHLVEDNSLVVDGATGEVLNWSEPEAKLYPLNTDVSTLAFTLWLHHRERTIDEALSHELTTRAYDQLAATMLQVLSSVDPTAITTHADWHYWTQAFRDEAGGVL; this is translated from the coding sequence ATGAGCACGACCGATGTCGCCACGTTGGCGATCACCTTCACCGAGGACCAACTCGATCCTCTGGTGACGCACATGCCGACGCGTCGCCGGCTGACCGGACCCGGACTGCCGGGCGACAGCGCCCTGTTGAGGTTCGCCGCACCGCGCACGGGCGGGCTGCACACGCAGGCGCAGGCCACGGACGGCGGCGCCGGCCTGGCGGAGGGGCTGCGGGACCGGCTGGTGATAGGGGAGCTGTCGGCCCCCGCGGGCATGCCGGTGGAGTCGATCCTCCTGGACGGCGGCACCGGTGAGATCAGCACCGCGTACCTGTTCGAGCTGCTGGGCGACCGTCCCCTGGCACCCTCCCTGGAGGCGCTGGTGCGCTTCGCCGCGGTCACCGAGGAACTCGCCGACCTGCGGGGGCAGTTCGCCTCCTTCGCGGGCCGCCACGGCAGCAAGGCGGCGGCCGAGGCGTCAAGGCAGCTCCTGGCGCTGTTCGAGGAGGGCACGGGCGGCGAGGTCCCGCCGTACTGGAAGGCCGCCGCCCTGATCCGCCCCCTGTCCCTCGCCACCGGTCCCGGCACGGCGGGTGGCCTCACCCTGGATGTCCCGGCCCGCCTTCTGGACGAGGAGTTCGGACTCGGGCGCGTGGTTCGCTTCGAGGACGTCGACTTCCCGGCCACGCTCACCCACGAGCCGACCCGGCGCTTCCTGCGCGAGACGGGCCTGCCGGAGGACACGGTCCTCTTCCGGCTCGACACGGAGGTTCCGCTGCAGACGCAGGCGGAGTACGCCGGGGGTGACCGCTCAGGTGCGGCTTCCTTCTTCGAACTCCCGGCCAGAGCCGATCACTTGATACGCCTGGGCCACCTGGTCGAGGACAACAGCCTGGTGGTGGACGGTGCGACGGGCGAGGTACTGAACTGGAGCGAGCCCGAGGCGAAGCTCTACCCCCTCAACACGGACGTCTCCACGCTCGCCTTCACCCTCTGGCTGCACCACCGGGAGCGGACGATCGACGAGGCGCTGTCCCACGAACTCACCACTCGGGCCTACGACCAACTGGCCGCGACCATGCTCCAGGTCCTCTCCTCCGTCGACCCCACGGCCATCACGACGCACGCGGACTGGCATTACTGGACGCAGGCGTTCCGGGACGAGGCGGGCGGGGTGCTTTAA
- a CDS encoding AAA family ATPase produces the protein MRGVVLITGVMAAGKSTVAQALAETLPRAAHVRGDLFRRMIVSGREDYVPGADGEGEAQLRLRYRLSAATADAYAESGFTAVVQDVVLGNALTAYVGLVRTRPLYVVVLAPSPEAVTARETGRAKTGYGAWTVEDLDGALRADTPRLGLWLDSSELTVGETVEAILAGRERARVR, from the coding sequence CTGCGCGGAGTGGTGCTGATCACCGGCGTGATGGCGGCCGGCAAGTCGACGGTCGCGCAGGCGCTGGCGGAGACGCTGCCCCGTGCGGCGCACGTCCGCGGTGACCTCTTCCGGCGGATGATCGTCTCCGGGCGCGAGGACTACGTCCCCGGGGCCGACGGCGAGGGCGAGGCCCAACTCCGGCTGCGGTACCGGCTGTCGGCGGCGACGGCGGACGCGTACGCGGAGTCCGGGTTCACGGCGGTGGTCCAGGACGTGGTCCTCGGTAACGCCCTGACGGCGTACGTAGGCCTGGTGCGCACGCGTCCCCTGTACGTCGTCGTACTGGCTCCGAGCCCCGAGGCCGTCACGGCACGGGAGACCGGGCGGGCGAAGACGGGTTACGGCGCGTGGACGGTCGAGGACCTGGACGGGGCGCTGCGGGCGGACACTCCCCGGCTCGGGCTGTGGCTGGACAGCTCGGAGCTGACGGTGGGGGAGACGGTGGAGGCGATCCTCGCCGGGCGGGAACGGGCCAGGGTGCGCTGA